A window of Candidatus Binataceae bacterium genomic DNA:
GTCGCCCTTCAGCAGGCGCTGCACCACGGTGCGATTGAGAATTTCGTTGGTGCCGTCGGCGACGTTGATGATTCGCAATGAATGCCACGCGTGATAAAGGCCGAGCTCGTTGGTGAAGCCGATCGCGCCGTGAGTCTGGATCGCGCGATCGACGGCACGAAATCCCGCCTGCACCGAGTACGCCTTGGTCATCGAGAGTTCCTTCACTGCCTGCTGCCCCTTGTCGAGCAGCGCCGCGGCGTTGAGACCCATCAGGTGCGCGGCGTGCAGCTCGGCGGCCGACTCGGCGAGCGGGAAGGTGACGCCCTGGTAGTCGGCGATCGGACGGCCGAACGCCTCGCGCACCTTTGCGTATTCGAGTGAGCGCTCCAGGGCCCATCGGCCGTAGCCGACCGCGCGCGCGGAGTTGTAGATGCGCCCGAGGGAGACGCCGTACAGCGCTGCCTCGAAGCCGCGGCCGAGCTCGCCCACGAGCTGCCACGGCTCGACGAAGACCTCATCGAGTCGCAGCTCGGCTTCATCGCCGCCGATATGGCCGAAGAGCTTGACGACCCTCTGCACTTCAAATCCGGGCGAATTGGTTGGAACCAGGAACGCGGAGATCCCGCCTTTGCGCGTTGCCGCCGCCTGCGGATTGGTCACCGCGAACACGATGCAGTATTCGGCGAGCGGGGCATTGGTGGTCCAGATTTTCCGGCCCGACAGCTTCCATCCGTC
This region includes:
- a CDS encoding acyl-CoA dehydrogenase family protein, with translation FELPPEVRAACDGLTAFARAEVMPRHEQHRALLDDPRRLYREDGRFSDEAVAIIREVRRAASRAGFYTMCVPDGLGGGGLGHLAYYVGWEHLFRLCGPQNWLMLYAISHWAFGPSRLLERVTEEARKRILEPMNAGETSMCFGLSEPGAGSDAAALATRAVPHGDGWKLSGRKIWTTNAPLAEYCIVFAVTNPQAAATRKGGISAFLVPTNSPGFEVQRVVKLFGHIGGDEAELRLDEVFVEPWQLVGELGRGFEAALYGVSLGRIYNSARAVGYGRWALERSLEYAKVREAFGRPIADYQGVTFPLAESAAELHAAHLMGLNAAALLDKGQQAVKELSMTKAYSVQAGFRAVDRAIQTHGAIGFTNELGLYHAWHSLRIINVADGTNEILNRTVVQRLLKGDVDL